One genomic region from Equus asinus isolate D_3611 breed Donkey chromosome 10, EquAss-T2T_v2, whole genome shotgun sequence encodes:
- the RXRA gene encoding retinoic acid receptor RXR-alpha isoform X2: MSPLLPGPWNVLVGSMTHAGPPRAVPPAHSSGSWDFSSQVNSSSLSSPTGRGSMAAPSLHPSLGPGMGSSLGSPGQLHSPISSLSSPINGMGPPFSVISSPMGPHSMSVPTTPTLGFGTGSPQLNSPMNPVSSSEDIKPPLGLNGVLKVPAHPSGNMASFTKHICAICGDRSSGKHYGVYSCEGCKGFFKRTVRKDLTYTCRDNKDCLIDKRQRNRCQYCRYQKCLAMGMKREAVQEERQRGKDRNENEVESTSSANEDMPVEKILEAELAVEPKTEAYVEANMGLNPSSPNDPVTNICQAADKQLFTLVEWAKRIPHFSELPLDDQVILLRAGWNELLIASFSHRSIAVKDGILLATGLHVHRNSAHSAGVGAIFDRVLTELVSKMRDMQMDKTELGCLRAIVLFNPDSKGLSNPAEVEALREKVYASLEAYCKHKYPEQPGRFAKLLLRLPALRSIGLKCLEHLFFFKLIGDTPIDTFLMEMLEAPHQMT, translated from the exons ACTTCTCCAGCCAGGTGAACTCCTCGTCCCTCAGCTCTCCCACGGGCCGTGGCTCCATGGCCGCCCCCTCGCTGCACCCCTCCCTGGGGCCTGGCATGGGCTCCTCGCTCGGCTCCCCCGGACAGCTGCACTCGCCCATCAGCTCCTTGAGCTCGCCCATCAACGGCATGGGCCCGCCCTTCTCCGTCATCAGCTCCCCCATGGGCCCCCACTCCATGTCCGTGCCCACCACACCTACCCTGGGCTTCGGCACTGGCAGCCCCCAG CTCAACTCGCCCATGAACCCCGTCAGCAGCAGCGAGGACATCAAGCCCCCGCTGGGCCTGAACGGCGTCCTCAAGGTCCCGGCCCACCCCTCAGGGAACATGGCATCCTTCACCAAGCACATCTGTGCCATCTGCGGGGACCGCTCCTCAG GCAAGCACTACGGGGTATACAGCTGCGAGGGCTGCAAGGGCTTCTTCAAGCGGACGGTGCGCAAGGACCTGACCTACACCTGCCGGGACAACAAGGACTGTCTGATCGACAAGCGGCAGCGCAACCGCTGCCAGTACTGCCGCTACCAGAAGTGCCTGGCCATGGGCATGAAGCGGGAAG CCGTGCAGGAGGAGCGGCAGCGGGGCAAGGACAGGAACGAGAATGAGGTGGAGTCCACGAGCAGCGCAAACGAGGACATGCCGGTGGAGAAGATCCTAGAGGCTGAGCTGGCTGTTGAGCCCAAGACTGAGGCGTACGTGGAGGCGAACATGGGGCTAAACCCCAGCTCG CCCAACGACCCTGTCACCAACATCTGCCAGGCAGCGGACAAGCAGCTCTTCACCCTGGTGGAGTGGGCCAAGCGGATCCCGCACTTCTCCGAGCTGCCCCTGGACGACCAGGTTATCCTGCTGCGGGCAG GCTGGAACGAGCTGCTCATCGCCTCCTTCTCCCACCGGTCCATAGCCGTGAAGGACGGGATCCTGCTCGCCACCGGGCTGCACGTGCACCGGAACAGCGCCCACAGCGCGGGGGTGGGCGCCATCTTCGACAG GGTGCTGACGGAGCTTGTGTCCAAGATGCGCGACATGCAGATGGACAAGACGGAGCTGGGCTGCCTGCGTGCCATCGTCCTCTTCAACCCAG ACTCCAAGGGGCTCTCGAACCCGGCCGAGGTGGAGGCCCTGCGGGAGAAGGTCTACGCGTCCCTGGAGGCCTACTGCAAACACAAGTACCCCGAGCAGCCGGGAAG GTTCGCCAAGCTGCTGCTGCGCCTGCCTGCCCTGCGCTCCATCGGCCTCAAGTGCCTGGAACATCTCTTCTTCTTCAAGCTCATTGGGGACACACCCATCGACACCTTCCTCATGGAGATGCTGGAAGCCCCGCACCAAATGACTTAG
- the RXRA gene encoding retinoic acid receptor RXR-alpha isoform X3 — MDTKHFLPLDFSSQVNSSSLSSPTGRGSMAAPSLHPSLGPGMGSSLGSPGQLHSPISSLSSPINGMGPPFSVISSPMGPHSMSVPTTPTLGFGTGSPQLNSPMNPVSSSEDIKPPLGLNGVLKVPAHPSGNMASFTKHICAICGDRSSGKHYGVYSCEGCKGFFKRTVRKDLTYTCRDNKDCLIDKRQRNRCQYCRYQKCLAMGMKREAVQEERQRGKDRNENEVESTSSANEDMPVEKILEAELAVEPKTEAYVEANMGLNPSSPNDPVTNICQAADKQLFTLVEWAKRIPHFSELPLDDQVILLRAGWNELLIASFSHRSIAVKDGILLATGLHVHRNSAHSAGVGAIFDRVLTELVSKMRDMQMDKTELGCLRAIVLFNPDSKGLSNPAEVEALREKVYASLEAYCKHKYPEQPGRFAKLLLRLPALRSIGLKCLEHLFFFKLIGDTPIDTFLMEMLEAPHQMT, encoded by the exons ACTTCTCCAGCCAGGTGAACTCCTCGTCCCTCAGCTCTCCCACGGGCCGTGGCTCCATGGCCGCCCCCTCGCTGCACCCCTCCCTGGGGCCTGGCATGGGCTCCTCGCTCGGCTCCCCCGGACAGCTGCACTCGCCCATCAGCTCCTTGAGCTCGCCCATCAACGGCATGGGCCCGCCCTTCTCCGTCATCAGCTCCCCCATGGGCCCCCACTCCATGTCCGTGCCCACCACACCTACCCTGGGCTTCGGCACTGGCAGCCCCCAG CTCAACTCGCCCATGAACCCCGTCAGCAGCAGCGAGGACATCAAGCCCCCGCTGGGCCTGAACGGCGTCCTCAAGGTCCCGGCCCACCCCTCAGGGAACATGGCATCCTTCACCAAGCACATCTGTGCCATCTGCGGGGACCGCTCCTCAG GCAAGCACTACGGGGTATACAGCTGCGAGGGCTGCAAGGGCTTCTTCAAGCGGACGGTGCGCAAGGACCTGACCTACACCTGCCGGGACAACAAGGACTGTCTGATCGACAAGCGGCAGCGCAACCGCTGCCAGTACTGCCGCTACCAGAAGTGCCTGGCCATGGGCATGAAGCGGGAAG CCGTGCAGGAGGAGCGGCAGCGGGGCAAGGACAGGAACGAGAATGAGGTGGAGTCCACGAGCAGCGCAAACGAGGACATGCCGGTGGAGAAGATCCTAGAGGCTGAGCTGGCTGTTGAGCCCAAGACTGAGGCGTACGTGGAGGCGAACATGGGGCTAAACCCCAGCTCG CCCAACGACCCTGTCACCAACATCTGCCAGGCAGCGGACAAGCAGCTCTTCACCCTGGTGGAGTGGGCCAAGCGGATCCCGCACTTCTCCGAGCTGCCCCTGGACGACCAGGTTATCCTGCTGCGGGCAG GCTGGAACGAGCTGCTCATCGCCTCCTTCTCCCACCGGTCCATAGCCGTGAAGGACGGGATCCTGCTCGCCACCGGGCTGCACGTGCACCGGAACAGCGCCCACAGCGCGGGGGTGGGCGCCATCTTCGACAG GGTGCTGACGGAGCTTGTGTCCAAGATGCGCGACATGCAGATGGACAAGACGGAGCTGGGCTGCCTGCGTGCCATCGTCCTCTTCAACCCAG ACTCCAAGGGGCTCTCGAACCCGGCCGAGGTGGAGGCCCTGCGGGAGAAGGTCTACGCGTCCCTGGAGGCCTACTGCAAACACAAGTACCCCGAGCAGCCGGGAAG GTTCGCCAAGCTGCTGCTGCGCCTGCCTGCCCTGCGCTCCATCGGCCTCAAGTGCCTGGAACATCTCTTCTTCTTCAAGCTCATTGGGGACACACCCATCGACACCTTCCTCATGGAGATGCTGGAAGCCCCGCACCAAATGACTTAG
- the RXRA gene encoding retinoic acid receptor RXR-alpha isoform X1, which yields MAAPSLHPSLGPGMGSSLGSPGQLHSPISSLSSPINGMGPPFSVISSPMGPHSMSVPTTPTLGFGTGSPQLNSPMNPVSSSEDIKPPLGLNGVLKVPAHPSGNMASFTKHICAICGDRSSGKHYGVYSCEGCKGFFKRTVRKDLTYTCRDNKDCLIDKRQRNRCQYCRYQKCLAMGMKREAVQEERQRGKDRNENEVESTSSANEDMPVEKILEAELAVEPKTEAYVEANMGLNPSSPNDPVTNICQAADKQLFTLVEWAKRIPHFSELPLDDQVILLRAGWNELLIASFSHRSIAVKDGILLATGLHVHRNSAHSAGVGAIFDRVLTELVSKMRDMQMDKTELGCLRAIVLFNPDSKGLSNPAEVEALREKVYASLEAYCKHKYPEQPGRFAKLLLRLPALRSIGLKCLEHLFFFKLIGDTPIDTFLMEMLEAPHQMT from the exons ATGGCCGCCCCCTCGCTGCACCCCTCCCTGGGGCCTGGCATGGGCTCCTCGCTCGGCTCCCCCGGACAGCTGCACTCGCCCATCAGCTCCTTGAGCTCGCCCATCAACGGCATGGGCCCGCCCTTCTCCGTCATCAGCTCCCCCATGGGCCCCCACTCCATGTCCGTGCCCACCACACCTACCCTGGGCTTCGGCACTGGCAGCCCCCAG CTCAACTCGCCCATGAACCCCGTCAGCAGCAGCGAGGACATCAAGCCCCCGCTGGGCCTGAACGGCGTCCTCAAGGTCCCGGCCCACCCCTCAGGGAACATGGCATCCTTCACCAAGCACATCTGTGCCATCTGCGGGGACCGCTCCTCAG GCAAGCACTACGGGGTATACAGCTGCGAGGGCTGCAAGGGCTTCTTCAAGCGGACGGTGCGCAAGGACCTGACCTACACCTGCCGGGACAACAAGGACTGTCTGATCGACAAGCGGCAGCGCAACCGCTGCCAGTACTGCCGCTACCAGAAGTGCCTGGCCATGGGCATGAAGCGGGAAG CCGTGCAGGAGGAGCGGCAGCGGGGCAAGGACAGGAACGAGAATGAGGTGGAGTCCACGAGCAGCGCAAACGAGGACATGCCGGTGGAGAAGATCCTAGAGGCTGAGCTGGCTGTTGAGCCCAAGACTGAGGCGTACGTGGAGGCGAACATGGGGCTAAACCCCAGCTCG CCCAACGACCCTGTCACCAACATCTGCCAGGCAGCGGACAAGCAGCTCTTCACCCTGGTGGAGTGGGCCAAGCGGATCCCGCACTTCTCCGAGCTGCCCCTGGACGACCAGGTTATCCTGCTGCGGGCAG GCTGGAACGAGCTGCTCATCGCCTCCTTCTCCCACCGGTCCATAGCCGTGAAGGACGGGATCCTGCTCGCCACCGGGCTGCACGTGCACCGGAACAGCGCCCACAGCGCGGGGGTGGGCGCCATCTTCGACAG GGTGCTGACGGAGCTTGTGTCCAAGATGCGCGACATGCAGATGGACAAGACGGAGCTGGGCTGCCTGCGTGCCATCGTCCTCTTCAACCCAG ACTCCAAGGGGCTCTCGAACCCGGCCGAGGTGGAGGCCCTGCGGGAGAAGGTCTACGCGTCCCTGGAGGCCTACTGCAAACACAAGTACCCCGAGCAGCCGGGAAG GTTCGCCAAGCTGCTGCTGCGCCTGCCTGCCCTGCGCTCCATCGGCCTCAAGTGCCTGGAACATCTCTTCTTCTTCAAGCTCATTGGGGACACACCCATCGACACCTTCCTCATGGAGATGCTGGAAGCCCCGCACCAAATGACTTAG
- the RXRA gene encoding retinoic acid receptor RXR-alpha isoform X4: MNPVSSSEDIKPPLGLNGVLKVPAHPSGNMASFTKHICAICGDRSSGKHYGVYSCEGCKGFFKRTVRKDLTYTCRDNKDCLIDKRQRNRCQYCRYQKCLAMGMKREAVQEERQRGKDRNENEVESTSSANEDMPVEKILEAELAVEPKTEAYVEANMGLNPSSPNDPVTNICQAADKQLFTLVEWAKRIPHFSELPLDDQVILLRAGWNELLIASFSHRSIAVKDGILLATGLHVHRNSAHSAGVGAIFDRVLTELVSKMRDMQMDKTELGCLRAIVLFNPDSKGLSNPAEVEALREKVYASLEAYCKHKYPEQPGRFAKLLLRLPALRSIGLKCLEHLFFFKLIGDTPIDTFLMEMLEAPHQMT; the protein is encoded by the exons ATGAACCCCGTCAGCAGCAGCGAGGACATCAAGCCCCCGCTGGGCCTGAACGGCGTCCTCAAGGTCCCGGCCCACCCCTCAGGGAACATGGCATCCTTCACCAAGCACATCTGTGCCATCTGCGGGGACCGCTCCTCAG GCAAGCACTACGGGGTATACAGCTGCGAGGGCTGCAAGGGCTTCTTCAAGCGGACGGTGCGCAAGGACCTGACCTACACCTGCCGGGACAACAAGGACTGTCTGATCGACAAGCGGCAGCGCAACCGCTGCCAGTACTGCCGCTACCAGAAGTGCCTGGCCATGGGCATGAAGCGGGAAG CCGTGCAGGAGGAGCGGCAGCGGGGCAAGGACAGGAACGAGAATGAGGTGGAGTCCACGAGCAGCGCAAACGAGGACATGCCGGTGGAGAAGATCCTAGAGGCTGAGCTGGCTGTTGAGCCCAAGACTGAGGCGTACGTGGAGGCGAACATGGGGCTAAACCCCAGCTCG CCCAACGACCCTGTCACCAACATCTGCCAGGCAGCGGACAAGCAGCTCTTCACCCTGGTGGAGTGGGCCAAGCGGATCCCGCACTTCTCCGAGCTGCCCCTGGACGACCAGGTTATCCTGCTGCGGGCAG GCTGGAACGAGCTGCTCATCGCCTCCTTCTCCCACCGGTCCATAGCCGTGAAGGACGGGATCCTGCTCGCCACCGGGCTGCACGTGCACCGGAACAGCGCCCACAGCGCGGGGGTGGGCGCCATCTTCGACAG GGTGCTGACGGAGCTTGTGTCCAAGATGCGCGACATGCAGATGGACAAGACGGAGCTGGGCTGCCTGCGTGCCATCGTCCTCTTCAACCCAG ACTCCAAGGGGCTCTCGAACCCGGCCGAGGTGGAGGCCCTGCGGGAGAAGGTCTACGCGTCCCTGGAGGCCTACTGCAAACACAAGTACCCCGAGCAGCCGGGAAG GTTCGCCAAGCTGCTGCTGCGCCTGCCTGCCCTGCGCTCCATCGGCCTCAAGTGCCTGGAACATCTCTTCTTCTTCAAGCTCATTGGGGACACACCCATCGACACCTTCCTCATGGAGATGCTGGAAGCCCCGCACCAAATGACTTAG